A region of Domibacillus sp. DTU_2020_1001157_1_SI_ALB_TIR_016 DNA encodes the following proteins:
- a CDS encoding PTS glucitol/sorbitol transporter subunit IIA has product MSVQESVQLKTIYQSTVTELGADVEMFAEEKMLILFNESAPKDLRDIAVSHTVVSLEGTIEAGDILSFDDQSYEITFVGGKVNETVSELGHCTIAFNGADHADLPGTMCVEEKAMPNINVSTKLSIIKK; this is encoded by the coding sequence ATGAGTGTTCAAGAGAGTGTACAACTGAAAACAATCTATCAGTCAACCGTTACAGAGCTTGGTGCAGACGTGGAAATGTTTGCAGAAGAAAAAATGCTCATTCTTTTTAATGAAAGTGCACCAAAAGATTTGCGCGACATCGCTGTGAGCCATACGGTGGTTTCATTAGAAGGCACTATTGAAGCTGGCGACATTCTCTCATTTGATGACCAGTCTTACGAAATCACATTTGTCGGCGGAAAAGTAAATGAGACAGTGAGCGAGCTTGGCCACTGCACGATCGCCTTTAATGGAGCAGATCATGCGGACCTGCCGGGAACAATGTGTGTAGAAGAAAAAGCGATGCCTAACATCAACGTATCCACAAAATTATCGATCATTAAAAAATAA
- a CDS encoding PTS glucitol/sorbitol transporter subunit IIB produces the protein MSENQAVNPSYKAVKITKGSNGWGGPLVIQPDEQKKYVVSVTGGGIHPVAQRIAELTGAQAVDGFKTSIEKEEMACVLIDCGGTARCGVYPKMGVLTINLTPTSPSGPLMKFIKEDNFVSGVREPDIQPADGTAAPSVTADAHPKNAQQLKAEAREKVAQMKDSKGEPRKQNIIEKLGRSMGGVIGVLYQAARETIEQVLKNIIPFMALVSTLIGIILYTGIGDIIANFVSPLAGNIFGLLVLSVICAVPILSPLLGPGAVIAQVVGVLVGVEIGKGNIPPNLALPALFAINPQVGADFVPVGLTLGEAKPETVEVGVPAVLISRLITGPLAVVIAYFASFGMYE, from the coding sequence ATGTCTGAAAATCAAGCAGTAAATCCATCATATAAAGCAGTCAAAATTACTAAAGGCAGCAACGGATGGGGAGGACCGCTCGTCATCCAGCCGGATGAGCAGAAAAAGTATGTTGTATCTGTTACTGGCGGAGGGATTCACCCGGTTGCCCAGCGTATTGCCGAATTAACCGGCGCACAGGCAGTTGACGGCTTTAAAACATCGATTGAAAAAGAGGAAATGGCCTGTGTGTTGATCGACTGTGGCGGTACAGCACGCTGTGGTGTGTATCCTAAAATGGGTGTATTGACGATCAATTTAACACCTACATCGCCATCCGGACCATTAATGAAATTTATTAAAGAAGACAACTTTGTTTCCGGTGTCAGGGAGCCGGATATTCAGCCGGCAGACGGAACAGCAGCACCGTCCGTTACTGCGGATGCTCATCCGAAAAATGCCCAGCAGCTGAAAGCAGAAGCGCGTGAAAAAGTTGCGCAGATGAAAGACAGCAAGGGCGAACCGCGCAAGCAGAACATCATTGAAAAGCTGGGCCGTTCGATGGGCGGCGTCATTGGGGTGCTGTATCAGGCAGCACGTGAAACGATTGAGCAGGTATTAAAAAATATCATCCCATTTATGGCGCTTGTCAGCACCTTGATTGGGATTATCCTGTACACAGGTATCGGTGATATTATTGCCAACTTTGTATCGCCGCTTGCCGGCAATATCTTCGGGCTTCTCGTTCTGTCGGTGATTTGTGCCGTGCCGATCCTGTCACCGCTGCTTGGACCGGGTGCCGTGATTGCCCAGGTCGTTGGTGTACTCGTCGGGGTGGAAATCGGCAAAGGGAATATCCCGCCAAACCTCGCCCTCCCTGCCCTGTTTGCGATTAACCCACAGGTAGGCGCAGACTTTGTGCCAGTAGGCTTAACACTCGGGGAAGCAAAACCGGAAACGGTAGAAGTTGGGGTGCCGGCTGTTTTAATATCACGTTTAATTACAGGGCCGCTTGCGGTTGTGATTGCTTATTTTGCAAGCTTCGGTATGTATGAATAA
- a CDS encoding PTS glucitol/sorbitol transporter subunit IIC, with product MDFLVKFAEGFIGMFEKGGETFMDMFTGIIPTLICLILAVNALIKIIGEERIDRFARKTTKNIILRYTLFPFLAVFFLTNPMAYTFGKFLPERQKPAFYDSTVSFLHPITGLFPHANAAELFIYMGIAQGITTLGLSTGPLAIRFFLVGLVVMLIRGILTERITITMMKRQGISVTD from the coding sequence ATGGACTTCTTAGTGAAATTCGCAGAGGGGTTTATCGGAATGTTCGAAAAAGGTGGAGAAACCTTTATGGACATGTTCACTGGCATCATTCCGACACTCATTTGTTTGATTCTAGCTGTAAACGCTTTAATTAAAATTATTGGGGAAGAGCGTATTGACCGCTTTGCCCGTAAAACAACCAAAAATATTATTTTGCGCTATACATTGTTTCCATTTTTGGCGGTATTCTTTCTGACCAATCCAATGGCCTACACATTTGGGAAATTCCTTCCGGAACGCCAGAAGCCGGCATTTTATGATTCAACCGTATCCTTTCTCCATCCGATTACAGGGCTTTTCCCGCATGCGAATGCGGCAGAACTGTTTATCTACATGGGAATTGCACAAGGTATTACAACGCTTGGCCTTTCAACAGGACCACTGGCCATCCGGTTCTTTCTTGTTGGACTGGTCGTAATGTTAATCCGCGGAATTCTCACAGAACGCATTACTATTACAATGATGAAACGTCAGGGTATTTCCGTAACGGACTAA
- a CDS encoding transcriptional regulator GutM, whose translation MWGYLLAGFVIMWLLQFYLTARQMKHYQMTVRRMSNREGGYLGVGVEKKKLGSGTVLVLVTNEEGIVEECRVMNGVTVFAKFKNHHKFTGKHISSLYDEKWKNPLNMAIEKIKQQMNTATTV comes from the coding sequence ATGTGGGGTTATCTTCTTGCGGGATTCGTCATCATGTGGCTGCTTCAATTTTACCTCACGGCAAGACAAATGAAGCATTATCAGATGACGGTACGTCGGATGAGCAATCGAGAAGGAGGCTATCTCGGCGTTGGTGTTGAAAAGAAAAAACTTGGTTCCGGAACGGTTCTCGTTTTGGTAACAAATGAAGAAGGCATTGTGGAAGAATGCCGCGTGATGAATGGAGTAACGGTTTTCGCGAAATTTAAAAACCATCATAAATTTACAGGTAAACATATTTCAAGCTTGTATGATGAAAAATGGAAAAACCCGCTTAACATGGCAATTGAAAAAATAAAGCAACAGATGAATACGGCAACCACGGTTTAG
- a CDS encoding sugar-binding transcriptional regulator: MTFIEDQRSLVKMAHMYYEEGATQSEIAKEMGVSRSLISKYLAKAKEQGIVEIIIHDDIIHPFRQLEMQVERSYGIREVICIPSFGGESSKSRLGAAAAKYLLRVMQDGQTIGISSGTTLYEFAKALTTSQEYPSVVFVPLVGGMGNERVDIHANHIVATLARQCRAQYKLLHTPVMVDSKEAKEVFKQQSSIKSVFDLAEKADIAVVGIGGKPQHSTMVKSYLGEEYQNLFAGQQDVGDICYNFINEDGSASKNAWNDRIIAFEVEKLKDLPLVIGVASGKEKIKAIKAALKGRLIEVLITDEETAQALLEEKD, translated from the coding sequence ATGACGTTTATTGAAGACCAGCGGTCTCTTGTAAAAATGGCGCACATGTATTACGAAGAAGGCGCCACACAATCAGAAATTGCAAAAGAAATGGGCGTAAGCCGCTCATTGATTTCGAAATACTTAGCAAAAGCAAAAGAACAGGGCATTGTGGAAATTATCATTCATGATGATATTATCCATCCATTTCGCCAGCTGGAAATGCAGGTGGAGCGTTCGTATGGCATTCGGGAAGTGATCTGTATCCCCAGTTTTGGCGGAGAATCGTCCAAAAGCCGGCTCGGTGCAGCAGCAGCTAAGTATTTATTGAGAGTCATGCAGGATGGTCAAACCATTGGTATTTCATCCGGGACCACCCTTTACGAATTTGCCAAAGCACTTACGACAAGCCAGGAGTATCCGTCTGTTGTATTTGTTCCATTAGTAGGCGGCATGGGAAATGAACGAGTTGATATCCATGCGAATCACATTGTGGCCACGCTGGCCCGCCAGTGCCGTGCCCAGTATAAACTGCTTCATACGCCCGTAATGGTCGATTCCAAAGAAGCAAAAGAAGTGTTTAAACAGCAGTCTTCGATTAAAAGTGTATTTGATCTTGCGGAAAAAGCCGACATTGCTGTTGTGGGAATTGGCGGCAAGCCGCAGCATTCGACCATGGTGAAATCCTATTTGGGTGAAGAATATCAAAATCTCTTTGCGGGTCAACAGGATGTGGGTGACATTTGTTATAACTTCATCAATGAAGACGGCTCTGCTTCGAAGAATGCATGGAATGATCGAATCATTGCGTTTGAGGTAGAAAAGCTGAAGGACCTTCCACTTGTGATTGGCGTAGCGAGCGGAAAAGAAAAAATAAAAGCGATTAAGGCCGCGTTAAAAGGCAGATTAATTGAAGTGCTGATCACCGATGAAGAAACAGCCCAGGCACTTTTAGAGGAAAAAGATTAA
- a CDS encoding NAD(P)H-dependent oxidoreductase: MSIYQQLLEREKANQPIKVGVIGAGQMGFGMIGQISRIPGMSVTGISDINVEAAQRAADYYNAQADRKESIIVSNDFREVIQSPHVEVIVDATGVPEVGANISLEALRSKKHIVLLNVEVDITIGSVMHQLFTNAGLIYTGSAGDEPAAVVELYEFAKTMGMEVLVAGKGKNNKLNVTANPSTAQEEADKKKMSSHMLAAFQDGTKTMAEMNLLSNAIGFVPDVVGMHGIAGDLDSVIKDLDVKENGGVLNNFGVVEYVDGLAPGVFVIVKGQNEAVAHELNYLLKKGDREHHILYRPYHLASLETPITIAKAVLQHDSSIHPLGTPISDTVAVAKKDIQPGETLDGIGGYAVRGVLETHQDMKRNGHIPIGLISGTVVAKKAIKQGQFLTTDDVELDPSTTVWKLRELQNHLFQEDGLQKELLSSIITL; encoded by the coding sequence ATGTCTATTTATCAACAGTTATTAGAACGGGAAAAAGCAAATCAGCCAATTAAAGTGGGAGTGATCGGTGCTGGACAAATGGGCTTTGGCATGATCGGGCAAATCTCACGTATTCCGGGCATGAGTGTAACCGGTATCAGTGATATTAATGTGGAAGCAGCTCAAAGAGCGGCAGATTACTATAATGCACAGGCAGATCGAAAAGAATCGATTATTGTATCCAATGATTTTCGTGAAGTAATTCAATCTCCACATGTTGAAGTCATCGTAGATGCTACAGGCGTTCCGGAAGTTGGAGCCAACATTTCGCTTGAAGCGCTGCGTTCCAAAAAACATATCGTGCTGTTAAATGTTGAAGTAGACATTACCATCGGTTCTGTGATGCATCAATTGTTTACAAACGCGGGACTTATTTATACGGGATCAGCTGGTGATGAGCCTGCTGCAGTTGTTGAGTTATATGAATTTGCAAAAACGATGGGCATGGAAGTATTAGTTGCTGGTAAAGGAAAAAATAATAAATTAAATGTCACAGCCAATCCTTCCACTGCGCAGGAAGAGGCAGACAAGAAAAAAATGTCTTCTCATATGCTGGCTGCTTTCCAAGACGGCACGAAGACAATGGCTGAAATGAACCTGCTGTCTAATGCGATTGGGTTTGTACCGGATGTAGTGGGCATGCATGGAATTGCTGGAGATCTTGATTCCGTGATTAAAGACTTGGATGTGAAAGAAAATGGCGGCGTGTTAAACAATTTTGGTGTAGTTGAGTATGTAGATGGCCTTGCACCTGGCGTATTTGTGATCGTAAAAGGCCAAAACGAAGCGGTAGCGCACGAACTGAATTATTTGCTGAAGAAAGGTGACAGAGAGCACCACATTTTGTACCGTCCATATCACCTTGCTAGCTTAGAAACGCCAATCACGATTGCTAAAGCAGTACTGCAGCATGACTCTTCTATTCACCCGCTTGGTACGCCGATTTCTGATACCGTTGCCGTTGCCAAAAAAGATATCCAGCCAGGCGAAACACTGGACGGAATTGGCGGTTATGCGGTTCGCGGTGTCCTGGAAACCCATCAGGATATGAAACGGAATGGACACATTCCAATCGGCTTGATCAGCGGCACGGTTGTCGCGAAAAAAGCGATTAAGCAGGGCCAATTCTTAACAACAGATGATGTAGAACTCGATCCAAGCACAACGGTTTGGAAACTAAGAGAGCTTCAAAATCATTTATTCCAGGAAGATGGCCTGCAAAAAGAGCTTCTTTCGAGCATCATTACGCTGTAA
- a CDS encoding cupin domain-containing protein yields MLYRIQDKGCSIKIFDLGGEVHETTRQYLVGNLGRPQELNHFQDDKLEIGITSYNEPNCEAPHYHTQAYEYQYIISGETEYIDIESGEEYSFYAGDFYVTPPGIRYAQRSKPGTTIFFIKSPPGDDKVVIEPSKEIETWMKKVNES; encoded by the coding sequence ATGTTGTACCGTATTCAAGATAAGGGATGCTCCATCAAAATCTTTGATTTAGGTGGAGAGGTTCACGAAACCACTAGACAATACTTGGTAGGAAATCTGGGAAGGCCTCAAGAATTAAATCACTTTCAAGATGATAAATTAGAAATCGGCATTACCTCTTATAATGAGCCTAACTGTGAAGCACCACATTACCATACACAAGCATATGAATACCAATATATCATTAGTGGAGAAACAGAATACATCGATATTGAAAGTGGAGAAGAATACAGTTTTTATGCAGGAGACTTTTATGTAACACCTCCGGGCATTCGATATGCACAACGTTCCAAACCAGGAACAACAATTTTCTTTATCAAATCACCACCTGGTGATGATAAGGTTGTTATAGAACCATCAAAAGAAATTGAGACGTGGATGAAAAAGGTGAATGAATCATAA
- a CDS encoding transposase, with product MKVAKSLLHKITNRTEIFNDTLDIYNDALSFIIQVIDKEFDHTDDLTTKSIVPAVEKLIHATKSNPLPKYKEFNERFYKFPSYFRRSAIASAFGKVKSFRSNYQNWEKEQKYALSEGKKFKKQPPRLQVKHKEFPVFYRGNMFNRTSDTTAQIKVFYQNDWVWTDIEFKGQDLYKRGVWEWKENNPKLIKRGKKFFLSISYENKVTLAKTPIQEQKVCAVDLGMTNSAVCSVIDATGTVLGRTFIDQPKEKDRLQTLTNKLRKAQRASGRIQAPNFWRQINGYQQHIVRHTSQEIIKFAAKHGCDVIVFEYLGRMKTPKGFYGARKLRFKLHGWRKIGIQNKVEEMAHCQGMRISRINPRNTSALAFDGSGKVERNRKKDLATFSTGKVYHADLSASYNIGARYFIRAFQKTISETKWLSLQAKVPELAIRTSQTLSSFISLHHALGLPKEA from the coding sequence ATGAAAGTTGCGAAGTCACTGCTGCACAAAATTACAAACCGGACCGAAATCTTCAATGATACGCTGGATATTTATAATGACGCCCTGTCTTTCATCATTCAAGTGATCGACAAAGAGTTTGATCATACCGACGACCTGACAACAAAATCAATTGTGCCGGCAGTAGAAAAACTGATTCACGCAACCAAATCAAACCCTCTTCCGAAATACAAAGAATTTAACGAACGTTTTTACAAGTTTCCGTCCTATTTTCGCAGAAGTGCTATTGCTTCCGCTTTTGGCAAAGTAAAGAGCTTCCGCTCTAACTATCAAAATTGGGAAAAAGAGCAGAAATACGCTCTTTCCGAAGGAAAAAAGTTTAAAAAACAGCCTCCACGGCTGCAAGTGAAGCATAAAGAGTTCCCCGTTTTTTATCGCGGAAACATGTTCAACAGGACGTCTGATACGACTGCGCAAATCAAGGTATTCTACCAGAATGACTGGGTATGGACAGATATCGAATTTAAAGGGCAGGACCTTTATAAACGGGGTGTCTGGGAATGGAAAGAGAACAACCCTAAGCTGATTAAGCGGGGAAAGAAGTTCTTCCTTTCCATCAGCTATGAAAACAAAGTCACTTTAGCAAAAACGCCTATTCAAGAACAAAAAGTGTGTGCGGTGGATCTCGGAATGACGAATTCTGCGGTTTGTTCCGTTATCGATGCAACAGGCACTGTCTTAGGCCGGACATTTATTGACCAGCCTAAAGAAAAAGACCGTCTGCAGACGTTAACGAACAAGCTGCGGAAAGCCCAGCGGGCAAGCGGCCGCATTCAGGCACCGAATTTTTGGCGGCAGATCAATGGGTACCAGCAGCATATTGTCCGCCACACAAGCCAGGAAATTATAAAATTTGCAGCAAAGCATGGCTGTGACGTCATCGTATTCGAATATCTGGGCAGAATGAAAACCCCAAAGGGGTTCTATGGAGCCAGGAAACTTCGTTTCAAGCTTCACGGATGGCGAAAAATAGGCATCCAGAACAAAGTGGAAGAAATGGCGCACTGCCAGGGCATGCGTATATCCCGGATCAATCCGCGAAACACCAGCGCCCTGGCATTTGATGGCTCTGGAAAAGTGGAACGGAACCGGAAAAAAGACCTTGCCACGTTTTCAACGGGCAAAGTCTATCACGCGGATTTGTCCGCTTCTTATAATATCGGGGCCCGTTATTTCATTCGGGCTTTTCAAAAAACCATTTCGGAAACGAAATGGTTGTCACTTCAGGCAAAAGTTCCTGAGCTGGCAATAAGGACATCCCAGACCTTGTCTTCGTTCATTAGTCTCCATCATGCACTCGGGCTTCCGAAGGAAGCTTAA
- a CDS encoding pyruvate, water dikinase regulatory protein — MRKKDIVYLLSDSVGETAEFVVKAVANQFIGGDLEIRQNSYVDKESDIEEVVIKAKQTNSIIAYTLVIDSLKDYLNKRANEEQVLAVDLLHPLMNAFITKFDREPICEPRLIRKLDKDYFRKVEAMEFAVKYDDARDVKGIVKADIVLIGVSRTSKTPLSMYLAYKGYKVANIPLVPEVPAPEELFSVPKNRCVGLVISPDKLNDIRRERLKTLGLKPEANYAQLERILEELDYAERVMKRVGCPVVDVSNKAIEETANYIMDILNIEMSV, encoded by the coding sequence ATGCGCAAGAAGGATATCGTTTATCTCTTATCGGATTCTGTTGGAGAAACCGCTGAGTTTGTTGTGAAAGCGGTTGCTAACCAATTTATTGGAGGAGACCTTGAGATTCGTCAAAACTCTTATGTCGATAAAGAGTCTGATATAGAAGAGGTCGTTATAAAAGCGAAACAAACGAATTCAATTATTGCCTACACGTTAGTTATAGACTCTTTAAAAGATTACCTTAATAAACGAGCAAATGAAGAGCAGGTTCTAGCGGTGGATTTACTCCACCCACTGATGAATGCATTTATAACGAAGTTTGATAGGGAGCCGATTTGTGAGCCTCGATTGATAAGAAAATTAGATAAAGACTATTTCCGAAAGGTAGAAGCGATGGAATTTGCGGTAAAGTACGATGATGCCCGTGATGTCAAAGGCATTGTAAAAGCTGATATTGTATTAATTGGGGTATCACGAACATCCAAAACGCCGTTATCTATGTACCTGGCTTACAAAGGATACAAGGTGGCGAACATACCGCTTGTTCCTGAAGTACCGGCTCCTGAGGAACTGTTTAGTGTTCCCAAAAATAGGTGTGTCGGTCTTGTTATTAGTCCAGACAAGTTAAATGATATTCGCAGGGAACGATTAAAAACATTAGGCTTAAAGCCAGAAGCGAATTATGCCCAGCTTGAGCGGATTCTTGAAGAGCTGGATTATGCCGAAAGAGTGATGAAACGAGTAGGTTGTCCTGTGGTTGACGTTTCCAATAAAGCGATCGAAGAAACAGCAAATTATATCATGGATATTTTAAACATTGAGATGAGTGTTTAA
- the rpiB gene encoding ribose 5-phosphate isomerase B produces the protein MKIVIASDHGGITIRQEIISLLKEMNLEYVDLGCDCTASVDYPDYAFPAAQKVVSGEADRGILVCGTGIGMSIAANKVKGIRCALAHDTFSAKATREHNNTNMLALGERVVGPGLARDIVKIWLETPFESGGRHETRVNKIKEIEKQYA, from the coding sequence ATGAAAATTGTCATCGCTTCTGACCATGGAGGTATTACAATCCGGCAGGAAATTATCTCTCTTTTAAAAGAAATGAATCTTGAGTACGTAGATCTTGGATGTGACTGCACTGCCTCTGTAGATTATCCAGATTATGCATTTCCAGCGGCCCAAAAAGTCGTAAGCGGAGAAGCAGACCGAGGCATTCTAGTATGCGGGACAGGAATTGGCATGAGTATTGCCGCAAATAAAGTAAAAGGTATCCGCTGTGCGCTTGCTCACGATACATTTAGCGCAAAAGCAACGAGAGAACATAACAATACAAATATGCTGGCACTTGGTGAGCGGGTGGTTGGTCCAGGTCTTGCACGTGATATTGTGAAAATTTGGCTTGAAACTCCATTTGAATCAGGCGGCCGGCATGAAACTAGAGTTAATAAAATCAAAGAAATTGAAAAGCAATACGCTTAA
- the fsa gene encoding fructose-6-phosphate aldolase, protein MKFFLDTANLEEIKRIVKLGLVDGVTTNPSIIAKEGADFKTRIQEICSIVSGPVSAEVIGLTAEEMIQEGREIAAWADNIVVKIPMTEAGLEATYQLAQEGIKTNVTLIFTEAQGLMAAKAGATYISPFIGRLDDIGADGISLVRNLKEVLQGYGYETEIIAASIRNLDHLVQSSLAGAHIATIPGSILPSLWNHPLTTSGIETFMKDWGKLQGTLS, encoded by the coding sequence ATGAAATTCTTTTTGGATACAGCAAACCTAGAGGAAATTAAGCGCATTGTAAAACTTGGCCTGGTAGATGGTGTGACAACAAACCCTTCTATTATCGCAAAAGAAGGTGCGGATTTTAAAACACGCATTCAAGAAATTTGTTCAATCGTCAGTGGCCCAGTCAGCGCTGAGGTCATCGGTCTTACAGCTGAGGAAATGATTCAGGAAGGCCGTGAAATTGCTGCTTGGGCAGATAATATTGTCGTAAAAATTCCAATGACCGAAGCAGGGCTGGAAGCAACCTATCAGTTAGCGCAAGAAGGCATTAAAACAAACGTTACCCTCATTTTTACCGAAGCCCAAGGCTTAATGGCTGCCAAAGCAGGTGCCACATACATCAGTCCTTTTATCGGAAGACTGGATGATATCGGCGCAGATGGCATCAGCTTGGTTCGGAACTTAAAAGAGGTACTGCAAGGATACGGTTATGAGACAGAAATTATTGCAGCAAGCATTCGCAACTTGGATCACCTTGTTCAGTCATCTCTTGCTGGCGCACATATTGCCACTATTCCTGGCAGCATTTTGCCGTCTTTATGGAATCACCCTCTTACAACGTCCGGCATTGAAACATTTATGAAGGACTGGGGGAAACTTCAGGGAACGCTTAGCTAA
- the tkt gene encoding transketolase, translating into MSTVSVSNSVEQLAINAIRTLSIDAVEKAKSGHPGMPMGAAPMAYTLWSKVMNHNPANPEWFNRDRFVLSAGHGSMLLYSLLHLCGYDVSLEDLKQFRQWGSKTPGHPEYGHTPGVDATTGPLGQGVAMGVGMAMAEAHLAAKYNKDQFAIVDHYTYVICGDGDLMEGVSAEAASLAGHLKLGKLVMMYDSNNITLDGEANLSFSEDVGKRFESYGWQVLKVSNQHDIQNIEQALLEAKKETAKPTLIEVITTLGYGSPNKGGKGGHQGTHGSPLGKEEAALTKEFYQWPQEDFFVPEEVRAHYEEIKAKGIEANQQWEVLLAQYKQAFPELAQSLEQDLQNAPLYVQDETLPTYEVGAEISTRIASGQVLNALAQQIPSLLGGSADLESSTMTHLNGLDRFAPGQYEGRNVYFGVREFAMGAVLNGLALHGGVKPFGSTFFVFSDYLRPAIRLAALMNLPVTYVFTHDSIFVGEDGPTHEPIEQLAALRSIPNVTVLRPADANETVAAWKYAAENQNGPVALVLSRQNIKVTVERETALNQLVKGAYVLAGTEQVEYDVQLMATGSEVSLAVQVREQLVQEGIRARVISMPSWELFEKQTAEYQDSILGTDNILNVAIELASPFGWANYVGRKGLIVGIPTFGASAPGAQIAKEFGFTVESIVSQIKKRLS; encoded by the coding sequence ATGAGTACTGTTTCGGTTTCAAATTCAGTAGAACAATTAGCGATCAATGCCATTAGAACGTTATCAATTGATGCAGTAGAAAAAGCAAAATCTGGCCATCCCGGCATGCCGATGGGCGCTGCTCCTATGGCCTATACGCTGTGGAGCAAGGTGATGAATCATAACCCTGCAAATCCTGAATGGTTTAACCGTGATCGTTTTGTTTTGTCGGCAGGACATGGCTCTATGCTTTTATACAGCCTGCTGCACCTTTGCGGCTATGATGTATCACTTGAAGATTTAAAGCAGTTCAGACAATGGGGAAGTAAAACACCGGGACATCCAGAGTACGGCCACACGCCGGGTGTTGACGCAACTACAGGTCCCTTAGGGCAAGGCGTAGCAATGGGCGTAGGTATGGCAATGGCAGAAGCGCATCTTGCTGCAAAATACAACAAAGATCAATTCGCTATTGTAGACCACTATACGTATGTGATCTGCGGTGACGGCGACCTAATGGAAGGCGTTTCAGCAGAAGCTGCGTCTCTTGCTGGCCATCTGAAGCTTGGCAAACTTGTGATGATGTATGATTCTAACAACATTACGCTTGACGGTGAAGCGAACCTTTCTTTTTCAGAAGATGTAGGAAAGCGCTTTGAATCGTACGGGTGGCAAGTGTTAAAAGTATCTAATCAGCACGATATCCAAAACATCGAGCAAGCGCTGCTGGAAGCGAAAAAAGAAACGGCGAAACCCACATTGATTGAAGTGATTACGACACTGGGATACGGCAGCCCAAACAAAGGCGGAAAAGGCGGCCACCAAGGAACACATGGCTCACCGCTTGGCAAAGAAGAAGCTGCTTTAACGAAGGAATTCTACCAATGGCCACAAGAAGATTTCTTTGTTCCTGAAGAAGTGAGAGCTCATTACGAAGAAATCAAGGCAAAAGGCATAGAAGCGAACCAGCAATGGGAGGTTTTACTCGCACAATATAAACAAGCCTTCCCTGAACTTGCTCAAAGTCTTGAACAAGACTTACAAAATGCCCCATTATACGTTCAAGATGAGACATTGCCAACATATGAAGTCGGAGCCGAAATTTCTACCCGTATCGCGTCAGGGCAAGTGTTGAATGCTCTTGCTCAGCAAATTCCAAGCTTGCTTGGCGGTTCTGCCGATTTAGAATCATCGACTATGACCCATTTAAATGGATTAGACCGGTTTGCGCCAGGTCAGTATGAAGGGCGTAACGTTTATTTCGGTGTACGGGAATTTGCGATGGGTGCTGTATTAAACGGTCTGGCACTTCATGGCGGCGTTAAACCATTTGGCTCTACGTTCTTTGTTTTCTCTGATTATCTTCGCCCGGCCATTCGTCTGGCTGCTTTGATGAACTTGCCAGTTACGTATGTTTTCACACATGACAGTATTTTTGTTGGTGAAGACGGTCCGACCCATGAACCGATCGAGCAACTGGCTGCTTTGCGTTCGATTCCAAACGTGACAGTGCTTCGCCCGGCTGATGCCAATGAAACGGTTGCTGCCTGGAAATACGCAGCTGAAAATCAAAATGGTCCAGTGGCACTTGTACTGAGCCGCCAAAATATCAAGGTAACGGTTGAACGGGAAACAGCCCTAAACCAACTTGTAAAAGGTGCATATGTTTTAGCAGGTACTGAGCAGGTTGAGTATGACGTCCAGCTTATGGCAACAGGATCTGAAGTATCACTTGCTGTTCAGGTAAGAGAGCAGCTTGTTCAAGAAGGAATCCGTGCACGCGTTATCAGCATGCCATCTTGGGAACTGTTTGAAAAACAGACAGCAGAATATCAAGACAGTATTTTAGGAACAGACAATATATTAAATGTTGCTATTGAACTTGCATCGCCATTTGGCTGGGCAAATTACGTGGGACGAAAAGGCTTAATTGTCGGTATTCCAACGTTTGGTGCCTCTGCGCCAGGCGCACAAATTGCCAAAGAATTTGGATTTACAGTAGAAAGCATTGTTTCACAAATTAAGAAACGCTTGTCCTAA